In Deinococcus metallilatus, the sequence TCGAGGTCCAGGCGGAGCGTCTGCTTGTTGAAGCTGGTCCTGACCTCCTCGGCGCCGGGGAGCGTGGCGATCATGCGCTCGACCTTCTGAACACAACTGGCACAGTCCATGCCGTCCACGAAGTATTCGAGCCTCGAGCGGGGAGCACTCATGCCCCCACTATACCTGAGCGTCTGCTCAGGTATCGAGATAAAACGTGGAGCCTCCTCCATCGGGTGAAGGTCGCGCCTGCCGGGTTGGCCGGGAGGAGGGTGCCGCCCAGGGAGGTCAGACCACGACGATGGGAGCACGGATTCAGGAGCACATGCCGATGATTTGCGCGGACGGGCACCCGCATGAGGAGGTGGACCGGGTGGACGGCGAGTACCTCAAGCTGACCAAGGATGACTCGGGGACGCACCATTGGCTCCCACTGAGCGCGGTGGATCATGTGGACGAGCATGTGCACCTGAACCACGAGCAGGTGCATCAGCAGTGGCTAAGCGAGGACCCCATCCCGAACACCGGCAGTGAGCCAGCCGTGACGGGAGGGGGCAACTCCAGGGTTGCTCGTCTCCCTTTCCCCCGCCGCGCCCATGGAGGTCACGCCTCACAAGGCCCTGCCCGGTGGGCGCGAGGTCAAAACCGCACGCCGATCCGCCGGGCACTCTCCCACAGCGCCTCCCGGGTGAAAGGCCCGGTGTGCTTTTCCCGAACCACTCCGCCAGCATCAATGAAGTACGTCTCGGGAATTCCGGCGACCCCATAGTCGATCGCCGCGCGCGACTGACGGTCAACCACGCTGGGATACGGCACCGCGAACTCCCGCACGAAGCCCTGAGCAGCGTCGGGCTGGTCCTGAAAGGTCACCCCGACCAGGGTGAGGTTGCGCGCTGCCCGCGCGAATTCGCCCAGCAGGGGCGCCTCCTCCCGGCAGGGAATACACCAGGAGGCCCAGAAGTTCACGATCACCGGGCCGCCGAGGTGGTCGCGCAGCCGGAAGGTCTGGCCGTCCAGCGTGGTCAGTGTGAAGTCCGGGGCCGATTTCCCGATCAGAGGGGACGGGGGCGCGCCGCTGGGGCGCAGCAGGGCCGCCGCCAGCACCGCCACCAGCAGGGCCGCGAGCACCGGCGGCAGCCAGCGCCCCAGCGGCCGCGCGGGCGGCCGGGACTCAGTCGGGGAGACGCTCTGGCGCACGGTTCTTGTACCGTTCGATGAAGTCCACGATCCTGGCCTCGTCCAGCGTGTCGAGGGTGTACAGCCGCCGCCAGGCGGTCAGGGCCAGCGGGACCTTCAACCGTGCGTTCGGGGCGACGACCGTCTTGTTCGGATAGCGCTTCTGAATCGCCTCCAGTACCCCAATGTCCCCCTTCAGCAGCGACGGATGGTACTGGATCACGATACCGCCGTGCTCCAGGTTGTGCACGAGGGCCTCGGGCGCAACCTCGTACACGAAGGTGCCCCAGGGCTGCGGCTGCTCGACATGCCAGCCGCTCGTCGCCGGGAAGGAGTTGTAGGCCGGGTGCTCGGCCCCCGCGGCGATGTGCTCCTGGCCCTGGTTGGGAAACGTCTGCCCCAGCTCCCCCGGGGCGCCGCCGGAACGGGCCCACCAGGCACCCCCCACCAGCAGCAGGGCGAACCCCCCCGCCAGCACGGCGGGCCAGGGGCGGCCCCCCGGCCGTGCCGGGGAGACCTTCCCACCGGACATCCTGTTCGTGTTGGTCATAGCTCCAGGCTACGCGGCCCATGTTCAACTTCTGTAAAAGGCGGAGCGTGGCTCTGGCTATGGGCGCGTCGGACGCGGCGCTGGATCAAAGCTGAACAGGAGTGTGCGACCAAGGCGGCCGGGGAAAGCCTCTCCCCTGGCCTTTGGTGGAGGATCACCCGTGGCCCATGCCGACCGTGTTTAGCCGCTATACGACCGGGTCGCCGCCCAATGCTGTTGCGGTCGCGCCTCCTCGCGGGGGCGTGCCGCGACGTGCTGGACCTCGGGGTGGGCACGGGTGCGACGTTCACGCATGGGCCCCGACCTCAGCGGTGGGACGCTCCGCAAAGCGCGCCCCAAGGCCCTGCCGTTCCCGACTCGGCGCGGCTCTTCGCGGAGCTGCGGCCGGGCGGACGGCTGCTGGCGCTTGTCCGCCCCCTCACCCCCGGCTGGGCCGGGCGGCCGACCTGATGTCTTCGATCACGTGGTCGGCTGGCATCCGAACCGGCGCACTCCCGAGCGGCTGCGCGCGGCTGGCTTCCCGGTGGAGGTGCGGGAACGCCGCCTGCTCGGCCTCCTCGTGACGCCCGCCGCGCTTCCCGTCCCGGCGGGCCGCGGACCCCTGCGCCGGGCGCTCATCCGCGCGCTCCTGTTCGTCTCCGGGACGGCCTTCGTTCTCACTAGCGCCCGCGAGATGGTGCAGATGCCGCCCTTTCGCAGCGGGGCCTGGTCCCCGCCGCCGGGGTCCCGTGCGCCGCCCTCGCGCTGAACCACCGGGACGCCGGGTGAGGGGGTGGCACGCGCCCTGAAGTGGTGGGCGTACAGCGGCCAGATGCCACTCGTGCCTGACCTGGGCGTGGGCGTCGCCACTCGCGGTGTTGACCCTCGCCACCTTCGAACCCGGGCGGCACGCCGGTCGGTGCCCTCCCTGGCCGGACACCTGGGCGGTGGTTCCTGGCCCCCAACGTGAGGCACGCCGGGACGCACCCGGCCAAGGACCTGGGAGAACAGGCCAGCTGTGCCCCGGCGTGACCTGCT encodes:
- a CDS encoding TlpA family protein disulfide reductase, translated to MRQSVSPTESRPPARPLGRWLPPVLAALLVAVLAAALLRPSGAPPSPLIGKSAPDFTLTTLDGQTFRLRDHLGGPVIVNFWASWCIPCREEAPLLGEFARAARNLTLVGVTFQDQPDAAQGFVREFAVPYPSVVDRQSRAAIDYGVAGIPETYFIDAGGVVREKHTGPFTREALWESARRIGVRF
- a CDS encoding DUF3105 domain-containing protein, producing MTNTNRMSGGKVSPARPGGRPWPAVLAGGFALLLVGGAWWARSGGAPGELGQTFPNQGQEHIAAGAEHPAYNSFPATSGWHVEQPQPWGTFVYEVAPEALVHNLEHGGIVIQYHPSLLKGDIGVLEAIQKRYPNKTVVAPNARLKVPLALTAWRRLYTLDTLDEARIVDFIERYKNRAPERLPD